One Astatotilapia calliptera chromosome 1, fAstCal1.2, whole genome shotgun sequence DNA segment encodes these proteins:
- the LOC113018770 gene encoding paired amphipathic helix protein Sin3a-like isoform X1: MPWKACCRPWHADDPALGMTIDAFNQSPFDYVYIMKRRVEDQEPILAPQQQLLRRPQIQGITENFQHRALAPAPTVIEAPADKMQPSTSIQYSLPQGYQVSAMPQSTSGHGHGHNNTAPHVGPHSHALAVPSQGPAVVQGHVHPPAPMPSATGQQQFQRLKVEDALSYLDQVKLQFGNQPQVYNDFLDIMKEFKSQSIDTPGVINRVSQLFKGHPDLIMGFNTFLPPGYKIEVQTNDLVNVTTPNQIHYITPHGVSVQNIPASGAPSQPAPSHHQHQSLPQAGSLTTTTQPLIPAQPAPNKTSKPIQSPAHTPTSQPNPSIPSYASPRSPSVQSHTPVSSTPSSGPPIQNNQPVEFNHAINYVNKIKNRFQGQPDIYKAFLEILHTYQKEQRNAKEAGGNYTPALTEQEVYTQVARLFKNQEDLLSEFGQFLPDANSSVLLSKATPDRAESVRNDHGGTVKRHFLNNKQRLSQNGLPIRRPSGVGTTPPVKKKPKITGKDHGMSDVSKHSTSTETMFFEKVKKALRSSEAYDNFLRCLHIFNQEVISRTELVQLVIPFLGKFPELFTWFKNFLGYRESSHGESSHAESLPKERATEGIAMEIDYSSCKKLGSSYRALPKSFQQPKCTGRTPLCREVLNDTWVSFPSWSEDSTFVSSKKTQYEEHIYRCEDERFELDIVLETNLATIRALETVQRRLSRMSAEEQLRFKLDNTMGGSSEVIHRKAIQRIYGDKAQDIIEGLKKNPAVSVPIVLKRLKIKDEEWREAQRGFNKIWREQNEKYYLKSLDHQGINFKQNDTKVLRSKTMLNEIEMLYDERQERASEESATPPPNGPHMTLTYDDSQILEDAASLIIHHVKRQVGIQKEDKCKIKQIVHHFIPDLLFAQRGELSDVEEEEEEDEDTEMDQDDSKKHNGLPGRSPTKSKLLFSNTAAQKLRGTDDAYNLFYVNNYWYVFLRLHYILCSRLLRIYGQAEKQIEEDAREREWEREVLGFKREKNENPAIQLKMKEPMDVDVEDYYSVFLEMVRNLLDGNMEPAQYEDSLREMFTVHAYVAFTMDKLIQSIVRQLQHLVTDDVSVRVTDLYLSESSNKATGGTLPTQASRATAEGGYQRKAEQLMPDENCFKMIFVKNQASVSLAVELLDTEEENSDEPAEAEKWSDYVGRYLNSDSSSPELREHLAQKPVFLPRNLRRIRKCQRGWEQLQQERMTKGSSDKSQDGSSELKMECMFKLNSYKMVYVCKSEDYMYRHTALTRAHQSHQLVNTRLHRRFHAWLDTWAKEHVTSDMAAESRKWFMGDGQGLLACTTTCSPEVLHYLNINKYRVKYKTP; the protein is encoded by the exons CTTCCCCAGGGCTACCAG GTTTCTGCAATGCCTCAGAGCACAAGTGGACATGGGCATGGACACAACAATACAGCACCACACGTTGGTCCTCACTCACACGCTCTAGCAGTGCCGTCACAGGGCCCTGCAGTGGTCCAAGGTCATGTTCATCCACCTGCACCCATGCCTTCAGCCACAGGACAGCAGCAATTTCAGCGGCTGAAG GTTGAAGATGCCTTGTCTTATTTGGATCAAGTAAAACTGCAGTTTGGGAATCAACCTCAAGTTTATAATGACTTCCTTGATATCATGAAAGAGTTCAAGTCGCAGAg CATTGACACTCCTGGAGTCATCAACCGTGTGTCTCAGCTTTTCAAGGGCCACCCAGACCTCATCATGGGTTTCAATACTTTCTTGCCACCTGGATACAAGATTGAAGTTCAAACCAACGATCTAGTCAATGTGACCACGCCAAATCAGATCCACTACATCACACCACACGGTGTTTCTGTTCAGAACATCCCTGCAAGTGGAGCACCCAGCCAGCCTGCCCCCAGCCACCACCAGCACCAGAGTCTGCCACAGGCTGGCTCACTCACTACTACCACCCAACCACTTATCCCTGCCCAGCCTGCTCCAAATAAAACCAGCAAG CCAATTCAGTCTCCAGCCCATACACCCACCAGCCAACCCAATCCATCTATCCCATCTTACGCCTCGCCCCGCTCTCCTTCAGTTCAGTCCCACACTCCTGTCAGCAGCACACCATCCAGTGGGCCACCTATCCAAAACAACCAACCCGTGGAGTTCAACCATGCTATAAATTATGTCAACAAGATCAAAAATCGCTTCCAAGGTCAGCCAGACATCTACAAAGCTTTCCTGGAAATCCTGCACACATACCAG aagGAACAGCGAAATGCTAAAGAAGCTGGAGGAAACTACACCCCAGCACTGACTGAACAGGAGGTTTACACTCAAGTTGCAAGACTTTTCAAGAACCAAGAGGACCTGCTCTCAGAGTTCGGGCAGTTCCTGCCTGATGCCAACAGCTCAGTG CTACTGAGCAAAGCAACACCAGACAGGGCAGAGTCCGTCCGTAATGATCATGGTGGCACAGTAAAGAGACACTTCCTGAACAACAAACAGAGACTGAGCCAGAACGGCCTTCCAATCAGGAGACCCTCAGGCGTGGGTACCACACCACCTGTCAAG AAGAAACCTAAAATAACAGGGAAGGACCATGGCATGAGTGACGTGAGCAAACACAGCACCAGCACTGAAACGATGTTCTTCGAGAAG GTAAAGAAGGCTCTTCGAAGCTCTGAGGCATATGACAACTTCCTACGCTGCTTGCACATCTTCAACCAGGAAGTCATTTCACGCACTGAGCTGGTCCAGTTAGTTATCCCATTTCTTGG AAAATTCCCCGAGCTTTTTACATGGTTTAAAAACTTCTTGGGCTACCGAGAGTCCAGTCACGGAGAGTCGAGCCATGCAGAGAGTTTACCCAAGGAGCGTGCCACAGAGGGTATCGCCATGGAAATCGACTACTCTTCCTGCAAGAAGCTGGGGTCCAGCTATAGAGCGCTGCCAAAGAGTTTCCAGCAGCCCAAATGCACAGGAAGAACACCGCTGTGCAGAGAG GTTTTGAATGACACATGGGTGTCATTTCCTTCATGGTCTGAGGACTCCACATTTGTGAGCTCCAAGAAGACACAATATGAGGAACACATTTACAGATGTGAAGATGAGCGCTTTGAG CTGGATATTGTGTTGGAGACCAACCTTGCCACAATCCGAGCCCTCGAGACAGTGCAGCGACGGCTCTCTCGTATGTCAGCAGAAGAGCAGCTACGCTTCAAGCTGGACAACACAATGGGTGGCTCCTCAGAGGTCATTCACCGCAAAGCCATCCAGCGGATATATGGGGACAAAGCTCAAGACATCATTGAAGGACTCAAGAAGAACCCTGCTGTGTCCGTCCCCATAGTTCTAAAAAG attaaaaataaaggaTGAGGAGTGGAGAGAAGCCCAAAGGGGCTTCAACAAAATCTGGCGGGAGCAGAATGAAAAGTATTACCTGAAGTCACTTGACCATCAAGGCATTAACTTCAAGCAGAATGACACCAAAGTATTACGCTCAAAGACCATGCTCAATGAAATTGAGATGTTATATGATGAA CGCCAGGAGCGGGCATCAGAGGAGTCTGCTACACCGCCACCAAATGGCCCACACATGACTCTGACTTACGACGACAGCCAGATCCTCGAGGATGCTGCTTCCCTCATCATTCACCACGTCAAAAGACAGGTCGGCATCCAGAAAGAAGACAAGTGCAAGATCAAACAGATAGTCCACCACTTCATCCCCGACCTGCTGTTTGCACAGCGAGGTGAGCTCTCtgatgtggaggaggaggaagaagaggacgaAGACACGGAGATGGATCAAGATGACAGCAAGAAACACAATGGCCTGCCAGGCAGAAGCCCAACCAAGTCCAAGCTCCTGTTCAGCAACACGGCAGCTCAGAAGCTCCGGGGAACTGACGATGCCTACAACTTGTTCTACGTGAACAACTACTGGTATGTCTTCCTTCGTCTTCACTACATCCTCTGTTCTCGTTTGCTACGAATTTACGGGCAAGCTGAGAAGCAGATCGAAGAGGATGCTCGTGAACGAGAGTGGGAAAGAGAAGTGTTGGGGTTCAAAAGGGAGAAAAACGAAAATCCAGCCATCCAGCTGAAGATGAAGGAGCCAA TGGATGTTGATGTGGAGGACTACTACTCAGTATTTTTGGAAATGGTTCGCAATCTTTTGGATGGAAACATGGAGCCGGCTCAGTATGAGGACTCCCTGAGGGAGATGTTTACGGTCCATGCCTACGTTGCCTTCACCATGGATAAACTCATCCAAAGCATTGTCCGGCAG CTCCAGCACCTTGTCACTGATgatgtgtctgtgcgtgtgacGGACCTGTATCTGAGCGAGAGTTCCAATAAAGCCACTGGGGGCACACTGCCCACACAGGCATCGAGGGCCACCGCAGAGGGGGGATACCAGCGCAAAGCAGAACAGCTTATGCCGGATGAGAACTGCTTCAAG ATGATATTTGTGAAGAACCAAGCCTCTGTCAGTCTGGCAGTAGAGCTCCTGGATACAGAAGAGGAAAACTCTGATGAGCCTGCAGAGGCAGAA AAGTGGTCAGACTACGTAGGCAGGTACCTGAACTCAGATTCCTCATCCCCAGAGCTGCGTGAGCATCTGGCACAAAAGCCCGTGTTCCTCCCCAG GAATTTGAGACGGATAAGGAAGTGCCAGAGAGGTTGGGAGCAGCTGCAACAGGAGAGAATGACCAAAGGCTCCTCGGACAAGTCGCAGGACGGCAGCAGCGAGCTGAAGATGGAGTGCATGTTCAAGCTGAACTCCTACAAGATGGTTTATGTCTGCAAGTCAGAAGATTACATGTACAGGCACACAGCGCTCACACGGGCTCATCAG TCCCACCAGCTTGTGAACACACGCCTGCACAGACGCTTTCACGCCTGGCTGGATACTTGGGCCAAGGAGCACGTGACCAGTGACATGGCCGCTGAAAGCCGCAAGTGGTTCATGGGAGATGGACAAGGCCTGTTGGCCTGCACCACGACTTGCAGCCCTGAGGTGCTCCATTATCTCAACATTAACAAGTACCGGGTGAAGTACAAAACACCGTAA
- the LOC113018770 gene encoding paired amphipathic helix protein Sin3a-like isoform X2, with product MKRRVEDQEPILAPQQQLLRRPQIQGITENFQHRALAPAPTVIEAPADKMQPSTSIQYSLPQGYQVSAMPQSTSGHGHGHNNTAPHVGPHSHALAVPSQGPAVVQGHVHPPAPMPSATGQQQFQRLKVEDALSYLDQVKLQFGNQPQVYNDFLDIMKEFKSQSIDTPGVINRVSQLFKGHPDLIMGFNTFLPPGYKIEVQTNDLVNVTTPNQIHYITPHGVSVQNIPASGAPSQPAPSHHQHQSLPQAGSLTTTTQPLIPAQPAPNKTSKPIQSPAHTPTSQPNPSIPSYASPRSPSVQSHTPVSSTPSSGPPIQNNQPVEFNHAINYVNKIKNRFQGQPDIYKAFLEILHTYQKEQRNAKEAGGNYTPALTEQEVYTQVARLFKNQEDLLSEFGQFLPDANSSVLLSKATPDRAESVRNDHGGTVKRHFLNNKQRLSQNGLPIRRPSGVGTTPPVKKKPKITGKDHGMSDVSKHSTSTETMFFEKVKKALRSSEAYDNFLRCLHIFNQEVISRTELVQLVIPFLGKFPELFTWFKNFLGYRESSHGESSHAESLPKERATEGIAMEIDYSSCKKLGSSYRALPKSFQQPKCTGRTPLCREVLNDTWVSFPSWSEDSTFVSSKKTQYEEHIYRCEDERFELDIVLETNLATIRALETVQRRLSRMSAEEQLRFKLDNTMGGSSEVIHRKAIQRIYGDKAQDIIEGLKKNPAVSVPIVLKRLKIKDEEWREAQRGFNKIWREQNEKYYLKSLDHQGINFKQNDTKVLRSKTMLNEIEMLYDERQERASEESATPPPNGPHMTLTYDDSQILEDAASLIIHHVKRQVGIQKEDKCKIKQIVHHFIPDLLFAQRGELSDVEEEEEEDEDTEMDQDDSKKHNGLPGRSPTKSKLLFSNTAAQKLRGTDDAYNLFYVNNYWYVFLRLHYILCSRLLRIYGQAEKQIEEDAREREWEREVLGFKREKNENPAIQLKMKEPMDVDVEDYYSVFLEMVRNLLDGNMEPAQYEDSLREMFTVHAYVAFTMDKLIQSIVRQLQHLVTDDVSVRVTDLYLSESSNKATGGTLPTQASRATAEGGYQRKAEQLMPDENCFKMIFVKNQASVSLAVELLDTEEENSDEPAEAEKWSDYVGRYLNSDSSSPELREHLAQKPVFLPRNLRRIRKCQRGWEQLQQERMTKGSSDKSQDGSSELKMECMFKLNSYKMVYVCKSEDYMYRHTALTRAHQSHQLVNTRLHRRFHAWLDTWAKEHVTSDMAAESRKWFMGDGQGLLACTTTCSPEVLHYLNINKYRVKYKTP from the exons CTTCCCCAGGGCTACCAG GTTTCTGCAATGCCTCAGAGCACAAGTGGACATGGGCATGGACACAACAATACAGCACCACACGTTGGTCCTCACTCACACGCTCTAGCAGTGCCGTCACAGGGCCCTGCAGTGGTCCAAGGTCATGTTCATCCACCTGCACCCATGCCTTCAGCCACAGGACAGCAGCAATTTCAGCGGCTGAAG GTTGAAGATGCCTTGTCTTATTTGGATCAAGTAAAACTGCAGTTTGGGAATCAACCTCAAGTTTATAATGACTTCCTTGATATCATGAAAGAGTTCAAGTCGCAGAg CATTGACACTCCTGGAGTCATCAACCGTGTGTCTCAGCTTTTCAAGGGCCACCCAGACCTCATCATGGGTTTCAATACTTTCTTGCCACCTGGATACAAGATTGAAGTTCAAACCAACGATCTAGTCAATGTGACCACGCCAAATCAGATCCACTACATCACACCACACGGTGTTTCTGTTCAGAACATCCCTGCAAGTGGAGCACCCAGCCAGCCTGCCCCCAGCCACCACCAGCACCAGAGTCTGCCACAGGCTGGCTCACTCACTACTACCACCCAACCACTTATCCCTGCCCAGCCTGCTCCAAATAAAACCAGCAAG CCAATTCAGTCTCCAGCCCATACACCCACCAGCCAACCCAATCCATCTATCCCATCTTACGCCTCGCCCCGCTCTCCTTCAGTTCAGTCCCACACTCCTGTCAGCAGCACACCATCCAGTGGGCCACCTATCCAAAACAACCAACCCGTGGAGTTCAACCATGCTATAAATTATGTCAACAAGATCAAAAATCGCTTCCAAGGTCAGCCAGACATCTACAAAGCTTTCCTGGAAATCCTGCACACATACCAG aagGAACAGCGAAATGCTAAAGAAGCTGGAGGAAACTACACCCCAGCACTGACTGAACAGGAGGTTTACACTCAAGTTGCAAGACTTTTCAAGAACCAAGAGGACCTGCTCTCAGAGTTCGGGCAGTTCCTGCCTGATGCCAACAGCTCAGTG CTACTGAGCAAAGCAACACCAGACAGGGCAGAGTCCGTCCGTAATGATCATGGTGGCACAGTAAAGAGACACTTCCTGAACAACAAACAGAGACTGAGCCAGAACGGCCTTCCAATCAGGAGACCCTCAGGCGTGGGTACCACACCACCTGTCAAG AAGAAACCTAAAATAACAGGGAAGGACCATGGCATGAGTGACGTGAGCAAACACAGCACCAGCACTGAAACGATGTTCTTCGAGAAG GTAAAGAAGGCTCTTCGAAGCTCTGAGGCATATGACAACTTCCTACGCTGCTTGCACATCTTCAACCAGGAAGTCATTTCACGCACTGAGCTGGTCCAGTTAGTTATCCCATTTCTTGG AAAATTCCCCGAGCTTTTTACATGGTTTAAAAACTTCTTGGGCTACCGAGAGTCCAGTCACGGAGAGTCGAGCCATGCAGAGAGTTTACCCAAGGAGCGTGCCACAGAGGGTATCGCCATGGAAATCGACTACTCTTCCTGCAAGAAGCTGGGGTCCAGCTATAGAGCGCTGCCAAAGAGTTTCCAGCAGCCCAAATGCACAGGAAGAACACCGCTGTGCAGAGAG GTTTTGAATGACACATGGGTGTCATTTCCTTCATGGTCTGAGGACTCCACATTTGTGAGCTCCAAGAAGACACAATATGAGGAACACATTTACAGATGTGAAGATGAGCGCTTTGAG CTGGATATTGTGTTGGAGACCAACCTTGCCACAATCCGAGCCCTCGAGACAGTGCAGCGACGGCTCTCTCGTATGTCAGCAGAAGAGCAGCTACGCTTCAAGCTGGACAACACAATGGGTGGCTCCTCAGAGGTCATTCACCGCAAAGCCATCCAGCGGATATATGGGGACAAAGCTCAAGACATCATTGAAGGACTCAAGAAGAACCCTGCTGTGTCCGTCCCCATAGTTCTAAAAAG attaaaaataaaggaTGAGGAGTGGAGAGAAGCCCAAAGGGGCTTCAACAAAATCTGGCGGGAGCAGAATGAAAAGTATTACCTGAAGTCACTTGACCATCAAGGCATTAACTTCAAGCAGAATGACACCAAAGTATTACGCTCAAAGACCATGCTCAATGAAATTGAGATGTTATATGATGAA CGCCAGGAGCGGGCATCAGAGGAGTCTGCTACACCGCCACCAAATGGCCCACACATGACTCTGACTTACGACGACAGCCAGATCCTCGAGGATGCTGCTTCCCTCATCATTCACCACGTCAAAAGACAGGTCGGCATCCAGAAAGAAGACAAGTGCAAGATCAAACAGATAGTCCACCACTTCATCCCCGACCTGCTGTTTGCACAGCGAGGTGAGCTCTCtgatgtggaggaggaggaagaagaggacgaAGACACGGAGATGGATCAAGATGACAGCAAGAAACACAATGGCCTGCCAGGCAGAAGCCCAACCAAGTCCAAGCTCCTGTTCAGCAACACGGCAGCTCAGAAGCTCCGGGGAACTGACGATGCCTACAACTTGTTCTACGTGAACAACTACTGGTATGTCTTCCTTCGTCTTCACTACATCCTCTGTTCTCGTTTGCTACGAATTTACGGGCAAGCTGAGAAGCAGATCGAAGAGGATGCTCGTGAACGAGAGTGGGAAAGAGAAGTGTTGGGGTTCAAAAGGGAGAAAAACGAAAATCCAGCCATCCAGCTGAAGATGAAGGAGCCAA TGGATGTTGATGTGGAGGACTACTACTCAGTATTTTTGGAAATGGTTCGCAATCTTTTGGATGGAAACATGGAGCCGGCTCAGTATGAGGACTCCCTGAGGGAGATGTTTACGGTCCATGCCTACGTTGCCTTCACCATGGATAAACTCATCCAAAGCATTGTCCGGCAG CTCCAGCACCTTGTCACTGATgatgtgtctgtgcgtgtgacGGACCTGTATCTGAGCGAGAGTTCCAATAAAGCCACTGGGGGCACACTGCCCACACAGGCATCGAGGGCCACCGCAGAGGGGGGATACCAGCGCAAAGCAGAACAGCTTATGCCGGATGAGAACTGCTTCAAG ATGATATTTGTGAAGAACCAAGCCTCTGTCAGTCTGGCAGTAGAGCTCCTGGATACAGAAGAGGAAAACTCTGATGAGCCTGCAGAGGCAGAA AAGTGGTCAGACTACGTAGGCAGGTACCTGAACTCAGATTCCTCATCCCCAGAGCTGCGTGAGCATCTGGCACAAAAGCCCGTGTTCCTCCCCAG GAATTTGAGACGGATAAGGAAGTGCCAGAGAGGTTGGGAGCAGCTGCAACAGGAGAGAATGACCAAAGGCTCCTCGGACAAGTCGCAGGACGGCAGCAGCGAGCTGAAGATGGAGTGCATGTTCAAGCTGAACTCCTACAAGATGGTTTATGTCTGCAAGTCAGAAGATTACATGTACAGGCACACAGCGCTCACACGGGCTCATCAG TCCCACCAGCTTGTGAACACACGCCTGCACAGACGCTTTCACGCCTGGCTGGATACTTGGGCCAAGGAGCACGTGACCAGTGACATGGCCGCTGAAAGCCGCAAGTGGTTCATGGGAGATGGACAAGGCCTGTTGGCCTGCACCACGACTTGCAGCCCTGAGGTGCTCCATTATCTCAACATTAACAAGTACCGGGTGAAGTACAAAACACCGTAA
- the LOC113018820 gene encoding cellular retinoic acid-binding protein 1 encodes MQNFTGTWKMKSSENFDELLKALGVNAMLRKVAVAAASKPHVEIRQNGEHFYIKTSTTVRTTEINFCIGEEFNEETVDGRKCKSLATWETENKIYSKQTLLSGNGPKTFWSRELKGDELILIFGADDVICTRIYVRA; translated from the exons ATGCAGAATTTCACAGGCACCTGGAAAATGAAAAGCAGCGAGAACTTCGACGAGCTTCTCAAAGCTTTGG GTGTAAATGCCATGCTGAGGAAGGTAGCCGTGGCAGCCGCATCCAAGCCCCATGTGGAGATAAGACAGAACGGAGAGCACTTCTACATCAAGACTTCAACCACAGTGCGCACCACGGAGATCAACTTCTGTATTGGCGAAGAGTTTAATGAGGAGACAGTGGATGGCAGAAAGTGTAAG AGTTTGGCCACTTGGGAAACGGAAAACAAGATTTACAGCAAACAGACTCTTCTGAGCGGGAACGGCCCAAAGACCTTCTGGAGCCGAGAACTCAAAGGAGATGAACTGATATTG ATCTTTGGAGCCGATGATGTGATCTGCACACGGATCTACGTACGCGCATAG
- the slc25a44b gene encoding solute carrier family 25 member 44b: protein MQQKRNIQIIEWEDLDKKKFYSFGLFMTMTIRATVYPATLIRTRLQVQKGKSLYGGTFDAFFKILRVEGVRGLYRGFMVNTFTLISGQAYITTYELVRKYVSQYSEDNTVKSLVAGGSASLVAQSITVPIDVISQQLMMQGQGQHLTRFRLDSNTETGKPKKVFGQTRNIIAQIFAADGFRGFYRGYVASLLTYIPNSAVWWPFYHFYAEQLSKLAPSDCPHLILQAMAGPLAAATASTVTNPMDVVRARVQVEGRNSIIETFRELIKEEGFWGLTKGLSARIISSTPTAIVMVVGYETLKKLSLRPELVDSRHW, encoded by the exons ATGCAGCAGAAAAGGAACATCCAGATCATCGAATGGGAGGACCTCGACAAAAAGAAGTTCTACTCCTTCGGGTTGTTCATGACTATGACAATCCGGGCCACAGTCTACCCGGCCACTCTGATCCGGACTCGACTACAAGTGCAGAAGGGCAAGTCACTCTATGGCGGCACCTTCGATGCCTTCTTCAAGATCCTGCGGGTGGAGGGCGTACGAGGCCTGTATCGTGGCTTCATGGTCAACACCTTCACCCTCATCTCAGGCCAAGCGTACATAACCACCTATGAGCTGGTGAGGAAGTACGTTTCGCAGTATTCAGAGGACAACACCGTCAAGTCACTGGTGGCGGGGGGCTCGGCCTCCCTGGTCGCTCAGAGCATCACTGTTCCCATTGACGTCATATCTCAGCAGCTGATGATGCAGGGCCAAGGGCAGCACCTCACACGCTTTCGGCTTGACTCAAACACTGAGACTGGAAAGCCAAAGAAAGTGTTTGGCCAAACCAGGAACATTATTGCCCAGATTTTTGCTGCTGATGGGTTTAGGGGTTTCTACAGGGGATATGTGGCTTCTTTACTCACCTATATACCGAACAGTGCTGTGTGGTGGCCTTTCTATCACTTTTATGCTG AGCAACTCTCTAAACTGGCTCCCAGCGACTGTCCTCATCTGATCTTACAAGCCATGGCTGGACCACTAGCTGCTGCTACTGCCTCTACTGTCACCAATCCAATGGATGTGGTCAGAGCCCGAGTccag GTTGAAGGGAGGAACTCCATCATTGAGACGTTCAGGGAGCTGATCAAAGAGGAGGGCTTCTGGGGATTGACCAAAGGACTGTCTGCACGCATCATTtcatccacacccaccgccatCGTCATGGTGGTTGGCTATgagacactaaagaaactgagTTTGCGACCAGAGCTGGTGGATTCAAGACACTGGTAG
- the psma4 gene encoding proteasome subunit alpha type-4 codes for MSRRYDSRTTIFSPEGRLYQVEYAMEAIGHAGTCLGILANDGVLLAAERRNIHKLLDEVFFSEKIYKLNEDMACSVAGITSDANVLTNELRLIAQRYLLQYQEPIPCEQLVTALCDIKQAYTQFGGKRPFGVSLLYMGWDKHYGFQLYQSDPSGNYGGWKATCIGNNSAAAVSMLKQDYKEGEMTLSSALALAVKVLNKTMDVSKLSAEKVEIATLTREDGKTKIKVLKQKEVEELIKRHEAEEAKAEKDKKEKEQKEKDK; via the exons ATG tCTCGCAGATATGATTCCCGGACAACCATATTTTCTCCAGAGG GACGCCTGTATCAGGTGGAGTACGCAATGGAAGCAATCGGTCACGCTGGAACGTGTCTGGGTATCCTAGCAAATGACGGGGTGCTGTTGGCAGCAGAGAGACGCAACATCCACAAACTGCTTGATGAGGTTTTCTTCTCTGAGAAGATCTACAAACTCAATGA AGACATGGCCTGCAGCGTTGCTGGGATCACATCAGATGCTAATGTACTGACAAATGAGCTGCGGCTAATTGCACAGAG GTATTTATTGCAGTACCAGGAGCCAATACCCTGTGAGCAGCTGGTCACAGCTCTGTGTGACATTAAGCAAGCTTACACACAGTTCGGAG GTAAGAGGCCATTTGGTGTTTCTCTCCTCTACATGGGCTGGGATAAGCATTACGGCTTCCAGTTGTACCAAAGCGACCCCAGTGGCAACTATGGAGGCTGGAAGGCAACCTGCATTGGAAACAACAGCGCT GCTGCCGTATCCATGCTGAAGCAGGActacaaagagggagagatgaCTCTGTCCTCTGCTCTGGCTTTGGCTGTCAAAGTCCTCAACAAAACAATGGATGTCAGCAAGCTGTCGGCAGAGAAAG TGGAGATTGCCACCCTGACACGGGAAGATGGGAAGACGAAAATAAAAGTGCTGAAACAGAAAGAAGTGGAGGAACTCATCAAGCGCCACGAGGCCGAAGAGGCGAAGGctgagaaagacaaaaaggagaAGGAGCAGAAGGAAAAGGACAAATGA